A region of Streptomyces sp. NBC_01267 DNA encodes the following proteins:
- a CDS encoding aKG-HExxH-type peptide beta-hydroxylase, translated as MRVQPDARQSAEERSTLARTTRSVLGSAGLTVSTGEAAHPAVIETAHVAQHALRAGPLDPDRLDRLTSMLSRARSGIAATPPSGLPWPVELAAPQPHLERSVARALKSVPDQAGNSDRPHGSTVVAWREAETATIRGTTALLAVTWPGAYAELSEILRQMVLLDGPSIDGFTDFTVHGAVFIRRDRLRPGPGGLPGTVRLAEALVHEGTHTRCNAASVAAHPFLRPVEDGGPLVATPLRLDPRPLTGLFQQTVVLARSVLLYRRLLAGPTADSGAAAAVRARHDRLARSAADAVRTMTGHRDALTDHGRAVLEDAAEVAEVHA; from the coding sequence GTGCGAGTACAGCCCGACGCACGCCAGAGCGCCGAGGAGCGCTCCACTCTGGCGCGCACCACCCGGTCCGTCCTGGGATCCGCCGGGCTGACCGTCTCCACCGGGGAAGCCGCGCACCCCGCGGTCATCGAGACCGCGCACGTCGCCCAGCACGCCCTGCGGGCCGGGCCACTCGATCCGGACCGCCTCGACCGTCTCACCTCGATGCTCAGCCGTGCACGGTCGGGCATCGCGGCCACGCCACCGTCCGGGCTTCCCTGGCCGGTCGAACTCGCCGCTCCCCAGCCTCATCTCGAACGCAGTGTCGCCCGCGCGCTCAAGTCCGTCCCGGACCAGGCCGGGAACAGCGACCGGCCGCACGGCTCCACCGTCGTCGCGTGGCGGGAGGCGGAGACGGCGACGATCCGCGGGACGACCGCCCTGCTCGCCGTCACCTGGCCGGGCGCCTATGCCGAGTTGAGCGAGATCCTCCGGCAGATGGTCCTGCTGGACGGGCCGTCGATCGACGGCTTCACCGACTTCACCGTCCACGGCGCCGTGTTCATCCGGCGCGACCGGCTGCGACCGGGCCCCGGCGGACTTCCCGGAACTGTCCGGCTCGCGGAGGCGCTCGTCCACGAGGGCACCCACACCCGCTGCAACGCGGCGTCCGTGGCGGCACATCCCTTCCTGCGGCCCGTGGAGGACGGTGGCCCGCTGGTCGCGACGCCGCTGCGGCTCGACCCCCGGCCGCTCACCGGGCTCTTCCAGCAGACGGTGGTCCTGGCCCGGAGCGTGCTGCTGTACCGGCGCCTGCTCGCGGGGCCCACGGCGGACTCCGGCGCCGCCGCGGCCGTACGCGCGCGCCACGATCGCCTCGCCCGTTCCGCGGCCGATGCCGTGCGCACGATGACCGGACACCGTGACGCGCTCACCGACCACGGCAGAGCCGTCCTGGAGGACGCGGCCGAGGTGGCCGAGGTGCACGCCTGA
- a CDS encoding YcaO-like family protein has product MAGTPWEPQVFAPYAQWPEVVFARVAARSPQFDPVCAAGDRPVVVGSAAGHRTERVVASARGELLERVGNILAGRAAESDAAVVATHSELRRKGIPAVDPAEFVPEGADRTPDESRGTRRLWVLGRSLHTGADTHVPAGAVFLHHRPPPGCDPGPGVGSTGVAAHPDPDAAAQHAAWEVLERDLIRRSWYGLSRAPRVIPETGLPDPLAELLDGTGATATALDLPAPAGSRCVAVCLHAPDGTRQTFGARCGPDDGEIAPLVEKAAYEALMVRWSMHTPVAADTWARWQGGDAPDSAVKHALWAYHRQDSLRLWTANTPVGAARPAPPPAPGGPERSGSGPSSEPHRSGAATLSEHTGRDLVLVDTTCGPARALGSTVVRVVAPGARALPTGPDGERGLPRAPGPHPFG; this is encoded by the coding sequence ATGGCCGGGACCCCGTGGGAACCCCAGGTCTTCGCCCCCTACGCCCAGTGGCCGGAGGTCGTCTTCGCGCGCGTCGCGGCCCGCTCACCGCAGTTCGATCCCGTCTGCGCGGCCGGTGACCGGCCCGTCGTGGTGGGCAGCGCGGCCGGGCACCGCACGGAACGCGTCGTCGCGAGCGCGCGCGGCGAACTCCTCGAACGCGTGGGCAACATCCTCGCGGGCCGCGCCGCCGAGTCGGACGCCGCGGTCGTGGCGACCCACAGCGAACTGCGCCGCAAGGGGATACCCGCGGTGGACCCCGCCGAGTTCGTACCGGAAGGCGCGGACCGTACCCCGGACGAGTCACGCGGCACCCGGCGGCTCTGGGTGCTCGGGCGGTCCCTGCACACCGGCGCCGACACGCACGTACCCGCCGGTGCCGTCTTCCTGCACCACCGGCCGCCGCCCGGCTGCGACCCCGGGCCCGGGGTCGGATCCACCGGGGTCGCCGCACATCCCGACCCCGACGCCGCCGCGCAGCACGCCGCATGGGAGGTCCTCGAACGTGACCTCATCCGCAGGAGCTGGTACGGACTCTCCCGCGCTCCCCGGGTGATCCCGGAGACCGGACTGCCCGATCCGCTGGCGGAACTCCTCGACGGAACCGGGGCGACGGCGACCGCACTCGACCTCCCGGCACCCGCCGGTTCCCGGTGCGTGGCGGTCTGCCTCCACGCACCGGACGGGACCCGGCAGACCTTCGGGGCCCGCTGCGGTCCGGACGACGGGGAGATCGCCCCGCTGGTCGAGAAGGCCGCCTACGAAGCGCTGATGGTGCGGTGGAGCATGCACACCCCGGTGGCCGCCGACACCTGGGCGCGCTGGCAGGGCGGCGACGCCCCGGACTCCGCGGTCAAGCACGCGCTCTGGGCCTACCACCGCCAGGACAGCCTCCGGCTGTGGACCGCGAACACCCCGGTCGGTGCCGCGCGCCCCGCACCACCACCGGCACCGGGCGGGCCCGAGCGGTCGGGGAGCGGCCCGTCCTCCGAACCGCATCGCTCCGGCGCCGCCACGTTGTCCGAGCACACCGGCCGGGACCTCGTCCTCGTGGACACCACCTGCGGACCGGCACGCGCCCTGGGCTCGACGGTGGTCCGGGTCGTGGCCCCCGGCGCCCGCGCCCTGCCCACCGGCCCGGACGGCGAACGCGGCCTGCCCCGCGCCCCGGGCCCGCACCCCTTCGGCTGA
- a CDS encoding class I SAM-dependent DNA methyltransferase, whose amino-acid sequence MSTTHDHRGPTAAAPADVPESGGDRHASAAHGPGYADTFAADYDRWFGKPGVTGATVDTLAALAGDGPLLELGIGTGRVALPLAVRGFDVHGVEASDAMAARLRSKPGGDTIQVTPGDFSEVPVTGTFSLVYAVGGTFFELADHEAQQRCLSAVAAHLEPAGVLVLDAHLPEALAVAAASGVPEVVSETDEHLILCHRRIDPSTRTYQSHYLVHEADRTRHLRVHFHYASPGELDTMAERAGLRLRQRLGSWAGAPFARDSAYHVSVYELR is encoded by the coding sequence ATGTCCACGACGCACGACCACCGCGGCCCCACGGCTGCAGCGCCCGCCGATGTCCCGGAGAGCGGGGGCGATCGCCACGCCTCCGCCGCGCACGGACCCGGATACGCCGACACCTTCGCCGCCGACTACGACCGGTGGTTCGGCAAGCCGGGTGTCACCGGCGCCACCGTGGACACCCTCGCGGCGCTCGCCGGTGACGGGCCGCTGCTCGAACTCGGCATAGGTACCGGGCGAGTTGCTCTGCCGCTGGCGGTCCGCGGCTTCGATGTCCACGGCGTCGAGGCGTCGGACGCGATGGCCGCGCGGCTGCGCTCCAAACCCGGCGGCGACACGATCCAGGTCACGCCGGGCGATTTCAGCGAGGTCCCGGTCACCGGCACGTTCTCGCTCGTCTACGCCGTCGGCGGCACGTTCTTCGAACTCGCGGACCACGAGGCCCAGCAGCGCTGTCTCAGCGCGGTGGCCGCCCACCTCGAACCGGCCGGTGTGCTGGTCCTCGACGCGCATCTGCCCGAGGCCCTCGCCGTCGCGGCGGCTTCCGGGGTGCCCGAGGTCGTCTCGGAGACGGACGAACACCTCATCCTCTGCCACCGCAGGATCGACCCGTCCACCCGGACCTACCAGTCCCACTACCTCGTCCACGAGGCGGACCGCACCCGTCACCTGCGGGTCCACTTCCATTACGCGTCGCCGGGCGAACTGGACACCATGGCCGAGCGGGCCGGGCTCCGGCTGCGGCAGCGGCTGGGCTCCTGGGCGGGCGCGCCGTTCGCCCGCGACAGCGCCTACCACGTATCCGTCTACGAGCTCCGCTGA
- a CDS encoding cytochrome P450 — translation MTDTDPGPLVHTADFPFPHHDGLGPLDEFAALRSAAPCARIRLPSGDSAWLVTRYADVRTVLADPRFSRTRATRGAGPRIARVPTLPDSILAADPPEHTRLRKLVAPAFTGRRAEAMRRDVARLVEELLDQLAAHDRPADLVQLFARPLPLAVICALLGVPRQDGEQLDAWCDALRNLTALADTEVTAVVGEMTGYLTALVAAKRRHPGDDVLSTLIAARDESDRLSQDELISFSLVLLAGGYGTTADRLGGMVHLLLDEPGRYRRLRQEPDTIPRAVEELLRYAQTNVQANLRIATEQIELGGVTIAEGEAVMAVNSSANHDETVFDDPGLLDLDRDHNPHIGFGHGPHHCVGAQVARVQLQEALAGLVRRFPELRAAAPPEWKTGLSTRAPRTLPVTW, via the coding sequence GTGACAGACACCGACCCCGGCCCGCTCGTCCACACCGCAGACTTCCCCTTCCCGCACCACGACGGCCTCGGCCCCCTCGACGAGTTCGCCGCACTGCGCAGCGCCGCGCCGTGCGCCCGGATCCGGCTGCCCAGTGGCGACTCGGCCTGGCTGGTCACCCGGTACGCGGACGTGCGCACCGTGCTCGCGGATCCGCGCTTCAGCCGTACCCGTGCCACCCGGGGAGCAGGACCGCGCATCGCGCGCGTCCCCACGCTGCCGGACTCGATCCTGGCCGCGGACCCGCCGGAACACACCCGGCTGCGCAAGCTGGTCGCCCCGGCCTTCACCGGCCGCCGCGCCGAAGCCATGCGGCGCGACGTGGCCCGGTTGGTCGAGGAGCTCCTCGACCAACTCGCCGCGCACGACCGCCCGGCCGACCTGGTGCAGCTGTTCGCCCGCCCGCTGCCGCTGGCGGTCATCTGCGCCCTGCTCGGCGTACCGCGCCAGGACGGCGAGCAACTCGACGCCTGGTGCGACGCGCTGCGCAACCTCACCGCCCTCGCCGACACCGAGGTCACCGCCGTTGTCGGTGAGATGACCGGCTACCTCACCGCGCTGGTCGCGGCCAAACGCCGCCACCCCGGGGACGACGTCCTGAGCACCCTGATCGCCGCACGCGACGAGAGCGACCGGCTCAGCCAGGACGAACTGATCTCGTTCAGCCTGGTGCTGCTCGCCGGGGGGTACGGCACCACGGCCGACCGGCTCGGCGGCATGGTGCACCTGCTGCTCGACGAACCCGGACGGTACCGGCGGCTGCGACAGGAACCGGACACGATCCCCAGGGCCGTCGAGGAGCTGCTGCGTTATGCCCAGACCAACGTCCAGGCGAATCTCCGGATCGCCACCGAGCAGATCGAACTGGGCGGCGTCACGATCGCCGAGGGCGAAGCGGTGATGGCGGTCAACTCCTCGGCCAACCATGACGAGACCGTCTTCGACGATCCGGGCCTGCTCGACCTCGACCGCGACCACAACCCCCACATCGGTTTCGGGCACGGACCGCACCACTGCGTCGGGGCGCAAGTGGCCCGCGTCCAGCTCCAGGAGGCACTGGCCGGCCTGGTGCGCCGGTTCCCGGAACTGCGCGCCGCGGCGCCCCCGGAGTGGAAGACCGGTCTCAGCACCCGGGCACCCCGCACCCTGCCCGTGACCTGGTGA
- a CDS encoding ferredoxin yields MSRNVEQDPPPGEPLGASWARVDPDACIGSGVCLATAPLHFEPAGNTGSRARSDAPAADGSARDAAVLCPVEAIGFVRSRPPSTPLPAPQLDP; encoded by the coding sequence GTGTCCCGGAACGTCGAACAGGACCCGCCCCCCGGAGAACCCCTCGGGGCGTCGTGGGCGCGCGTCGACCCCGACGCGTGCATCGGCTCCGGCGTCTGCCTCGCCACCGCCCCGCTCCACTTCGAACCTGCCGGGAACACCGGCTCACGCGCCCGGTCCGACGCACCCGCCGCCGACGGATCCGCGAGGGACGCGGCGGTCCTCTGCCCGGTGGAGGCGATCGGGTTCGTCCGGTCCCGTCCGCCGTCCACCCCGCTCCCGGCGCCACAGCTCGACCCCTGA
- a CDS encoding enoyl-CoA hydratase/isomerase family protein, whose product MSDDSVRVRTEGRIGHLTLNRPQALNALTHPMVRRIDEALTAWEQDPGVESVVLTGAGERGLCAGGDIRKIYEDARAGGSASTAFWRDEYRLNARIARYPKPYVALMDGIVMGGGVGVSAHGSVRVVTERSRVAMPETGIGFVPDVGGTYLLGRAPGELGTHLALTGLPVGAADAQLCGLADHFVRSEQLPGLLADLAEEPVADVLSRRAERAPAGELDACREWIDHCYAADTVEEILDRLLDVGLPAAKDAAATLYKRSPTALKVTLAAVRRARELGTLEEVLEQEYRVSCAAFAEPDLAEGVRAQVIDKDRDPQWSPASLAEITEDRVARFFAPLGAGELSLRTP is encoded by the coding sequence ATGAGCGACGACTCCGTACGGGTACGCACCGAGGGCCGGATCGGTCACCTCACCCTCAACCGCCCGCAGGCGCTGAACGCGCTGACCCACCCGATGGTGCGGCGCATCGACGAGGCGCTCACCGCCTGGGAACAGGACCCCGGCGTGGAGAGCGTCGTCCTCACCGGAGCCGGTGAACGCGGCCTCTGCGCGGGCGGCGACATCCGGAAGATCTACGAGGACGCGCGCGCGGGCGGCTCGGCCTCGACCGCCTTCTGGCGCGACGAGTACCGGCTCAACGCCCGTATCGCCCGCTACCCCAAGCCGTACGTCGCCCTCATGGACGGCATCGTGATGGGCGGCGGCGTCGGGGTGTCCGCCCACGGGAGCGTCCGGGTCGTCACCGAACGCTCCAGGGTCGCCATGCCCGAGACGGGCATCGGGTTCGTGCCCGACGTGGGAGGCACGTATCTGCTCGGGCGGGCACCCGGAGAGCTCGGCACCCACCTCGCCCTGACCGGTCTCCCGGTGGGCGCGGCGGACGCGCAACTCTGCGGGCTGGCGGACCATTTCGTGCGGTCGGAGCAGTTGCCCGGACTCCTCGCGGACCTCGCGGAGGAACCGGTCGCGGATGTTCTGTCCCGCCGCGCCGAGCGGGCACCGGCCGGTGAGCTGGACGCCTGCCGGGAGTGGATCGACCACTGCTACGCGGCGGACACGGTCGAGGAGATCCTGGACCGGCTGCTCGACGTCGGCCTCCCCGCCGCCAAGGACGCCGCCGCGACGCTGTACAAGAGGTCGCCCACCGCGCTGAAGGTCACGCTCGCCGCCGTGCGCCGCGCCCGTGAACTCGGCACGCTGGAGGAGGTCCTGGAGCAGGAGTACCGCGTCTCGTGCGCGGCGTTCGCCGAACCGGACCTGGCCGAGGGGGTCCGGGCCCAGGTGATCGACAAGGACCGCGACCCGCAGTGGTCCCCCGCGAGCCTCGCGGAGATCACCGAGGACCGGGTGGCCCGGTTCTTCGCACCGCTCGGCGCGGGGGAGCTCTCGCTGCGCACGCCGTGA
- a CDS encoding DUF6295 family protein: MCTYTTVKGEVDGSAKGPNGSWFHVSDVTVYFDHPVHAMAEHTLNIDLTDPAKGPSARVALELSAESARTLVAAVQEALAAVPPALTA; encoded by the coding sequence ATGTGCACCTACACGACGGTCAAGGGTGAGGTCGACGGCAGCGCCAAGGGGCCGAACGGCTCCTGGTTCCATGTCTCGGACGTGACGGTGTACTTCGACCACCCGGTGCACGCGATGGCCGAGCACACGCTCAACATCGATCTCACCGATCCGGCGAAGGGGCCGTCCGCCCGGGTCGCGCTGGAGCTGTCCGCGGAGTCCGCGCGAACGCTGGTCGCCGCCGTCCAGGAGGCCCTGGCAGCGGTACCTCCGGCGCTCACCGCCTGA
- a CDS encoding dienelactone hydrolase family protein: MNDSLTAETIRFPGHDGDEIEAYLARPQGETRRGGVVVIHHMPGYDRGSKEMVRRFAELGYDAICPNLFYREAPGAAPDDAAAAGRAAGGVPDARLIGDVAAAAAQLRALPTSNGKTGVIGHCSGGRQSVLAACHLDLDAAVDCYGAFVTGTPPEGFPLKVSNIVDQLPGLRAPLLGLFGADDSFPGPEQVAELEQILTAHGKDFEFHSYAGAGHAFFSTDRPSYNVAAANDGWERIAAFFDKHLGA, translated from the coding sequence ATGAACGACTCACTTACCGCGGAAACCATTCGGTTCCCCGGTCACGACGGCGACGAGATCGAGGCCTACCTGGCCCGCCCGCAGGGCGAAACGCGGCGCGGTGGCGTCGTCGTCATCCATCACATGCCCGGCTACGACCGGGGCAGCAAGGAAATGGTGCGCCGGTTCGCCGAGCTGGGTTACGACGCGATCTGCCCGAATCTCTTCTACCGCGAGGCGCCCGGCGCCGCACCGGACGACGCGGCAGCGGCAGGCCGCGCGGCGGGCGGTGTGCCGGATGCCCGTCTCATCGGCGACGTCGCAGCCGCAGCGGCGCAGTTGCGGGCGCTGCCCACGTCCAACGGGAAGACCGGCGTGATCGGCCACTGCTCGGGAGGCCGGCAGAGTGTGCTCGCGGCCTGCCACCTCGATCTCGACGCCGCGGTGGACTGCTACGGCGCGTTCGTCACCGGCACTCCGCCGGAGGGCTTCCCCCTCAAGGTCAGCAATATCGTCGACCAACTCCCCGGCCTGAGGGCGCCGTTGCTCGGGCTGTTCGGGGCGGACGACAGTTTCCCCGGCCCCGAGCAGGTGGCCGAACTGGAGCAGATCCTGACCGCCCACGGCAAGGACTTCGAGTTCCACAGCTACGCGGGGGCCGGTCACGCGTTCTTCTCGACGGACCGCCCCTCGTACAACGTGGCCGCGGCCAACGACGGCTGGGAGCGGATCGCCGCCTTCTTCGACAAGCACCTGGGGGCCTGA
- a CDS encoding MarR family winged helix-turn-helix transcriptional regulator, with amino-acid sequence MVIPRSAASGDVASGDVASGDVASGDAVPGDVSRMAADLRACLGPLVRRLRQTGPGDELTLSQTSVLVRLDREGPATPGTLAAGEGIRAQSVCTIVSALQERGLVVRDPDPDDGRRVVVSLTEAGAEALHGARRDQARRLTRALSEELTPAERKQLAAALPLLERVARQV; translated from the coding sequence ATGGTGATTCCCCGTTCAGCGGCCTCCGGCGACGTGGCCTCCGGCGACGTGGCCTCCGGCGACGTGGCCTCCGGCGACGCCGTCCCCGGCGACGTGTCGCGCATGGCGGCGGATCTGCGTGCCTGCCTCGGCCCGCTGGTCCGACGCCTCAGACAGACGGGGCCGGGGGACGAACTCACCCTGTCCCAGACCTCCGTACTCGTACGGCTCGACCGCGAGGGCCCGGCGACACCCGGCACCCTCGCGGCGGGCGAGGGCATCCGTGCCCAGTCCGTCTGCACGATCGTCTCCGCACTCCAGGAGCGCGGACTGGTCGTCCGCGACCCGGACCCGGACGACGGCCGCCGGGTCGTCGTCTCGCTGACCGAAGCCGGTGCGGAGGCCCTGCACGGGGCTCGCCGCGATCAGGCGCGCCGGCTGACCCGGGCCCTCTCCGAGGAACTCACCCCTGCCGAGCGGAAGCAACTGGCCGCGGCTCTGCCCCTGTTGGAGAGGGTGGCACGCCAGGTCTGA
- a CDS encoding DUF2264 domain-containing protein — MTPPLELPADDRVLSPHTGYTRAHWEAAADGLLHAAWQWATPGRALLNLPGRPSVSGVRSDGLEGYARTFLAAAFRVAGAAGKDPHDWLGRYADGLAAGTRTPGRDDTESWPLIQDHTVFGQPMVESASVAIGLRLTRPWLWDQLDSGVRDRTEEWLRGALRHTPAPNNWYLFPYSVAAFLESVGRGDAETARAKQRARELLEGWYQGQGWYTDGDGRAFDHYNGWALHLYPVLDGHLSGDSELSAHYGARLREHLESFSLLFGGDGAPIYFGRSLTYRFAAGSAVALGAVTGHTPLAPGTSRRLVSGALRYFLDRGATGSDGLLSLGWHGPHRATLQRYSGPASPYWASKAFVSLLAPDGHPLWTATEENAPSEGPDRVRALPAPGLLVQSTRADGIVRLHNHGSDHIRPHEGESGVRDDPLYSRHAYSTVTGPTSEENTADNHLAVVVSGVRSDRRAIRPLGAGEGDGWGWAASWHRPVFPSGAPMVPGMRVESLTVARGRYELRVHRVLGAPAATGLEQTGWATGPDDTGTGGQVQSELHGLYGWQARDEVRAPQGTAFTRWALVPRLTAVAEGTALLVCLATLTAEPGAAPLADAVSGVRVDEESGTVEVSWAGDGSSTRIAFEPLTVDHG, encoded by the coding sequence ATGACGCCGCCCCTTGAACTCCCCGCCGACGACCGGGTGCTGAGCCCGCACACCGGCTACACCCGGGCGCACTGGGAAGCAGCGGCGGACGGTCTGCTGCACGCCGCATGGCAGTGGGCCACGCCCGGCCGCGCCCTCCTCAACCTGCCGGGGCGGCCGTCCGTCTCCGGGGTGCGGTCGGACGGCCTCGAAGGGTACGCGCGTACGTTCCTCGCCGCCGCGTTCCGCGTCGCCGGCGCGGCGGGCAAGGACCCGCACGACTGGCTCGGCCGGTACGCGGACGGGCTCGCGGCGGGCACCAGGACACCGGGCCGGGACGACACCGAGTCCTGGCCGCTGATCCAGGACCACACGGTCTTCGGGCAGCCCATGGTCGAGTCCGCTTCCGTCGCCATCGGGCTGCGGCTGACCCGGCCCTGGCTGTGGGACCAGCTGGACTCCGGGGTGCGGGACCGTACGGAGGAGTGGCTGCGCGGCGCACTGCGCCACACCCCCGCCCCGAACAACTGGTACCTGTTTCCCTATTCGGTGGCCGCCTTCCTGGAGTCCGTGGGCCGCGGCGACGCGGAGACGGCCCGCGCGAAGCAGCGGGCGAGGGAGCTGTTGGAGGGCTGGTACCAGGGGCAGGGCTGGTACACGGACGGCGACGGCCGCGCCTTCGACCACTACAACGGCTGGGCCCTGCACCTCTATCCGGTGCTGGACGGCCACCTGTCGGGCGACTCCGAACTGTCCGCGCACTACGGCGCCCGGCTGCGCGAACACCTGGAAAGCTTCTCGCTGCTGTTCGGCGGGGACGGCGCGCCGATCTATTTCGGCCGCTCGCTGACGTACCGCTTCGCCGCGGGCTCGGCGGTCGCGCTGGGGGCGGTCACCGGGCACACCCCGCTGGCGCCCGGTACCTCACGACGGCTGGTCAGCGGGGCGCTGCGCTACTTCCTGGACCGGGGCGCGACCGGCTCCGACGGGCTGTTGAGCCTGGGCTGGCACGGCCCGCACCGCGCGACGCTCCAGCGCTACTCCGGCCCCGCGTCCCCTTACTGGGCATCCAAGGCGTTCGTGTCACTGCTGGCGCCCGACGGTCACCCGCTCTGGACGGCGACCGAGGAGAACGCGCCCAGCGAGGGGCCCGACCGGGTGCGGGCGCTGCCCGCGCCCGGACTGCTGGTGCAGTCGACACGGGCGGACGGAATCGTCCGGCTGCACAACCACGGCAGCGACCATATCCGGCCGCACGAGGGCGAGTCGGGCGTACGGGACGACCCGCTCTACAGCCGCCACGCCTACTCCACGGTGACCGGCCCCACGTCCGAGGAGAACACCGCGGACAACCACCTGGCCGTGGTCGTGTCCGGGGTCCGCAGCGACCGCCGCGCCATCCGTCCGCTGGGTGCCGGTGAGGGCGACGGCTGGGGCTGGGCGGCGTCCTGGCACCGGCCGGTCTTCCCCTCCGGTGCGCCGATGGTGCCGGGGATGCGGGTGGAGAGCCTCACGGTGGCCCGTGGCCGGTACGAACTGCGGGTACACCGGGTGCTCGGCGCCCCGGCCGCGACCGGGCTGGAACAGACGGGCTGGGCGACCGGACCTGACGACACCGGCACCGGCGGCCAGGTGCAGTCCGAGCTCCACGGGCTGTACGGCTGGCAGGCGCGGGACGAGGTGCGGGCCCCGCAGGGCACCGCGTTCACCCGCTGGGCGCTCGTGCCCCGGCTGACCGCGGTCGCGGAGGGCACTGCACTCCTGGTCTGCCTCGCCACGCTGACCGCGGAACCGGGCGCCGCGCCGCTCGCCGACGCGGTGAGCGGAGTGCGGGTGGACGAGGAGAGCGGCACCGTCGAGGTGTCCTGGGCCGGGGACGGGTCCTCGACCCGTATCGCGTTCGAGCCGCTGACCGTCGACCATGGTTAG
- a CDS encoding hydroxyacid dehydrogenase, with amino-acid sequence MPSTPPPARSLPRAALAMSADAAASVLGAESLAALAGLCDLAPLPVLDDFTTRRARTTLADVELLITGWGCPPVDAAVLKAAPRLRAVVHTAGTVRGHLTEACWERGIRVSSAAAANALPVAEYTVAMVLLSGKHVLERSRAFRADKVRGNWLGTSTEVGNYGRTVGILSASMIGRRVIELLLPYDLPLLLHDPYVSDAEADALGVRPVGLAELFARSDVVSVHTPLLPATRGLVSGELLAAMRPDSVLINTSRGAVVDQDALTALLQQNRIRAILDVTDPEVLPSGHPLWECDNALITPHLAGSQGNEWRRLADLAVGEVARWAAGDDFAHPVEHERLAFLA; translated from the coding sequence ATGCCCAGCACCCCTCCCCCCGCCCGCTCCCTTCCCCGTGCCGCGCTCGCCATGAGCGCCGACGCCGCGGCCTCCGTACTCGGCGCCGAGTCCCTGGCCGCCCTCGCCGGGCTGTGCGATCTCGCCCCGCTGCCCGTCCTGGACGACTTCACCACCCGCCGGGCCCGCACCACCCTCGCGGACGTGGAGCTGCTGATCACCGGGTGGGGCTGCCCGCCCGTCGACGCGGCCGTGTTGAAGGCGGCGCCCCGGCTGCGCGCCGTGGTCCACACGGCGGGGACCGTCCGCGGTCACCTCACCGAGGCGTGCTGGGAGCGCGGCATCCGGGTGTCGTCGGCAGCGGCGGCGAACGCCCTGCCGGTGGCCGAGTACACCGTCGCGATGGTCCTGCTGTCCGGCAAGCACGTACTGGAGCGGTCCCGTGCGTTCCGGGCCGACAAGGTCCGCGGCAACTGGCTCGGTACGTCCACGGAGGTGGGCAACTACGGCCGCACCGTGGGCATTCTGTCCGCCTCGATGATCGGCCGACGCGTCATCGAACTGCTGCTCCCCTACGACCTGCCGCTGCTGCTGCACGATCCGTACGTGTCCGACGCCGAGGCCGACGCGCTGGGTGTCCGGCCGGTCGGCCTCGCCGAACTGTTCGCCCGGAGCGATGTGGTGAGTGTGCACACCCCCCTGCTGCCCGCCACCCGCGGACTCGTCAGCGGTGAACTCCTCGCCGCCATGCGACCGGACAGCGTCCTCATCAACACCTCGCGCGGTGCTGTCGTGGACCAGGACGCGCTCACCGCGCTGCTCCAGCAGAACCGGATCCGGGCGATCCTCGATGTCACGGACCCCGAGGTGCTGCCGTCCGGGCATCCCCTGTGGGAGTGCGACAACGCCCTGATCACGCCGCATCTCGCGGGTTCGCAGGGCAACGAGTGGCGGCGGCTGGCCGATCTCGCGGTCGGCGAGGTCGCCCGGTGGGCGGCCGGTGACGACTTCGCCCACCCCGTGGAACACGAGAGGTTGGCCTTCCTCGCATGA